In Janthinobacterium sp. 67, a genomic segment contains:
- the gtdA gene encoding gentisate 1,2-dioxygenase, which yields MTSHQTPEREALYAALSGMHLSPLWQSLHTLVPPHPAALYAAALWRYADIAPQLARAGEVITAHEAVRRVLVLENPALPGRSSITQSLYAGLQLILPGEVAPSHRHSQSALRFVVSGQGAYTTVAGERTTMHPGDFIITPSWTWHDHGNLGVDGVCEPVVWLDGLDIPMLRYFDSGFAENDAEDSQSVTRPEGQSFARYGYNMAPVKSLHEGATSPIFNYPYARSREALDLLSRTDAIDAWQGYKLKYVNPLTGGSPMPTMATFMQLLPQGFKGKRARSTDGTVYSVVEGHGQVTIGGQVFDFAPRDTFVVPSWAVVSFDCPQDDVVLFSFSDRPVQQAMGVLREQFLTD from the coding sequence ATGACTTCCCATCAAACGCCAGAACGCGAGGCTTTATATGCAGCCCTGAGCGGCATGCATCTGTCGCCGCTGTGGCAATCCTTGCACACGCTCGTGCCGCCGCACCCTGCGGCGCTGTATGCGGCGGCCCTGTGGCGCTATGCCGACATCGCGCCGCAATTGGCGCGTGCCGGCGAAGTGATCACGGCCCACGAAGCCGTGCGCAGGGTCCTCGTGCTGGAAAACCCGGCCTTGCCGGGCCGCTCGTCGATCACGCAATCGCTGTATGCGGGCTTGCAGCTGATCCTGCCCGGTGAAGTGGCGCCCTCGCACCGCCACAGCCAGTCCGCGCTGCGCTTCGTCGTGAGCGGGCAGGGCGCTTACACGACCGTGGCGGGCGAGCGCACCACCATGCACCCCGGTGACTTCATCATCACGCCGTCGTGGACCTGGCATGACCATGGCAACCTCGGTGTCGACGGCGTCTGCGAACCGGTGGTGTGGCTCGATGGCCTCGACATTCCCATGCTGCGCTATTTCGATTCGGGCTTCGCGGAAAACGACGCGGAAGACAGCCAGAGCGTCACCCGTCCGGAAGGCCAGAGTTTCGCCCGCTACGGCTACAACATGGCGCCCGTCAAATCGCTGCACGAAGGGGCCACGTCGCCCATCTTCAACTACCCGTACGCCCGCTCGCGCGAGGCGCTGGACCTGCTGTCGCGCACGGACGCCATCGACGCCTGGCAGGGCTACAAACTGAAATACGTGAACCCGCTGACGGGCGGCTCGCCCATGCCCACCATGGCCACCTTCATGCAGCTGCTGCCCCAGGGTTTCAAGGGCAAGCGTGCGCGCAGCACGGACGGCACCGTCTACAGCGTCGTCGAGGGGCACGGCCAGGTGACGATCGGCGGGCAGGTGTTCGACTTCGCGCCGCGCGACACCTTCGTCGTGCCCTCGTGGGCCGTCGTCTCCTTCGATTGCCCGCAGGACGATGTCGTGCTGTTCAGTTTTTCCGACCGCCCCGTGCAGCAGGCCATGGGCGTGCTGCGCGAGCAGTTTTTGACCGATTGA
- a CDS encoding 3-hydroxybenzoate 6-monooxygenase encodes MEHTQKPSVLIVGGGIGGMAAALSLSRLGLAVTVLEQASTLGEIGAGIQLAPNAFAALDALGVGERTRARAVFTERLVMMDAVDASEVGTFVVDAAFRQRFANPYAVIHRADIHGAILDAVRTSPLITFVTSSQVTDVAEDDAGVTVTDAAGRSFRADVLIGCDGVKSVIRERIVGDKVRVSGHVVYRAVVPAADMPADLRWNAPVVWAGPNCHLVHYPLRNGEQYNLVVTFHSREQEAWSVTDGSKEEVLSYFDGVHAQPRQLLHKPTSWRRWSTADRDAVANWSTKRMTLLGDSAHPMLQYLAQGACMALEDAVTLGEAVRACDFDMAAAFQLYQTSRIARTARVVLSAREMGRLYHAHGVERLVRNDLWRGRTPAQFYEALAWLYGWTAQTCLATTEKEAA; translated from the coding sequence ATGGAACATACGCAAAAGCCGTCGGTATTGATCGTCGGCGGCGGCATCGGCGGCATGGCCGCCGCGCTGTCCCTGTCGCGCCTGGGGCTGGCCGTCACCGTGCTGGAACAGGCATCGACCCTGGGCGAGATCGGCGCCGGCATCCAGCTGGCGCCCAATGCCTTCGCCGCGCTCGACGCGCTGGGCGTGGGCGAACGCACGCGGGCCCGCGCCGTCTTCACGGAGCGCCTGGTGATGATGGACGCCGTCGACGCCAGCGAAGTGGGCACCTTCGTCGTCGACGCGGCCTTCCGCCAGCGCTTCGCCAATCCCTACGCCGTCATCCACCGCGCCGACATCCACGGCGCCATCCTCGACGCGGTGCGCACCTCGCCGCTGATCACGTTTGTGACGTCGTCGCAGGTGACGGATGTGGCGGAGGACGACGCGGGCGTCACCGTCACGGACGCGGCGGGGCGCAGCTTCCGCGCCGATGTGCTGATCGGCTGCGATGGCGTCAAGTCCGTCATCCGCGAGCGCATCGTCGGCGACAAGGTCCGCGTTTCCGGCCACGTGGTCTACCGCGCCGTGGTGCCGGCGGCCGACATGCCGGCCGACTTGCGCTGGAACGCGCCCGTCGTCTGGGCCGGGCCGAACTGCCACCTCGTGCACTACCCGCTGCGCAATGGCGAGCAATACAACCTGGTGGTGACTTTCCACAGCCGCGAGCAGGAAGCGTGGAGCGTCACGGATGGCAGCAAGGAAGAAGTGCTGTCCTACTTCGACGGCGTGCACGCGCAGCCGCGCCAGCTGCTGCACAAGCCGACCAGCTGGCGCCGCTGGAGCACGGCCGACCGCGACGCCGTCGCCAACTGGAGCACCAAGCGCATGACCCTGCTGGGCGACTCGGCCCACCCGATGCTGCAATACCTGGCGCAGGGCGCCTGCATGGCGCTGGAAGACGCCGTGACCCTGGGCGAGGCCGTGCGCGCCTGCGATTTCGACATGGCGGCCGCCTTCCAGCTGTATCAAACCTCGCGCATCGCCCGCACGGCCCGCGTGGTGCTGTCGGCGCGCGAAATGGGCCGGCTGTACCACGCCCACGGTGTTGAACGCCTGGTGCGCAACGACCTGTGGCGCGGCCGCACGCCCGCGCAATTCTACGAGGCGCTGGCCTGGCTGTATGGCTGGACGGCGCAAACCTGCCTGGCCACCACCGAAAAGGAGGCAGCATGA
- a CDS encoding LysR family transcriptional regulator produces the protein MSRFDIELLFIFDEIYKSRNVTRAAENLGLPQSTVSIGLGKLRTHFGDRLFARTSKGMEPTPRAQNAVQDVRAAIAAWQHALADQPVFDPAASTREFAICMTDISEIVLLPTLLNHLQQIGPGITLDVSKIATDTPERLEGGEVDLAVGFMPHLESGFYQQKLFDQHFVCLVASGHPRIRETLTVEQFLHEGHIEVKSSGTGHSIVEKVLAAAGVQRRIVLKLPSFLGVSRIVAETEHVVTVPYRYALQMQDHEAFRILPLPVQLPSFSVKQHWHERYHQDASNRWLRQTMAQLFGAGDGTALPFE, from the coding sequence ATGTCACGCTTCGATATCGAACTGCTGTTCATCTTTGACGAGATCTATAAAAGCCGCAACGTGACGCGGGCGGCGGAAAACCTGGGCTTGCCGCAATCGACGGTGAGCATCGGCCTGGGCAAGCTGCGCACGCATTTCGGCGACCGCCTGTTCGCGCGCACCTCGAAAGGCATGGAGCCGACGCCGCGCGCGCAGAACGCCGTGCAGGACGTGCGCGCCGCCATCGCCGCCTGGCAGCATGCGCTGGCCGACCAGCCCGTGTTCGACCCGGCCGCCAGCACGCGCGAATTTGCCATCTGCATGACGGACATCAGTGAAATCGTGCTGCTGCCCACCCTGCTCAACCACCTGCAGCAGATCGGACCCGGCATCACGCTGGACGTGTCGAAGATCGCCACCGACACCCCGGAGCGCCTGGAAGGAGGCGAAGTGGACCTGGCCGTGGGCTTCATGCCGCACCTGGAATCGGGGTTTTATCAGCAAAAACTGTTCGACCAGCACTTTGTCTGCCTGGTGGCCAGCGGCCACCCGCGCATCCGCGAAACGCTGACTGTGGAACAATTCCTGCACGAGGGACATATCGAAGTGAAAAGCTCGGGCACGGGCCATTCCATCGTGGAAAAAGTGCTGGCGGCGGCCGGCGTGCAGCGGCGCATCGTGCTGAAACTGCCCAGCTTTCTGGGCGTGTCGCGCATCGTCGCCGAAACCGAGCACGTCGTCACGGTGCCGTACCGCTACGCGCTGCAGATGCAGGACCACGAAGCGTTCCGCATCCTGCCCCTGCCCGTGCAACTGCCCAGCTTTTCAGTCAAGCAGCACTGGCACGAGCGCTACCACCAGGATGCGTCGAACCGCTGGCTGCGCCAGACGATGGCGCAACTGTTCGGGGCGGGCGATGGAACGGCATTGCCTTTTGAGTAA
- a CDS encoding putative quinol monooxygenase, which yields MTLIIVATIDAQEQHIDAVRAALETVVAPSRAESACLRYELHLDNKIPTRFIMLEEWTDKAGHTAHEATPHFKTLVAAVGDKVVKIDIAELSKLK from the coding sequence ATGACCCTGATCATCGTCGCCACCATCGATGCCCAAGAGCAACATATCGACGCCGTGCGCGCCGCCCTGGAAACCGTCGTAGCACCGAGCCGCGCGGAAAGCGCCTGCCTGCGCTACGAACTGCACCTCGACAACAAGATTCCTACCCGCTTCATCATGCTGGAGGAATGGACGGACAAGGCAGGCCACACGGCGCATGAAGCGACGCCCCACTTCAAGACGCTGGTCGCCGCCGTGGGCGACAAGGTCGTCAAGATCGATATCGCGGAATTGAGCAAGCTGAAGTAA
- a CDS encoding penicillin-binding protein 1A, with translation MASGMEQFQEKARQVWTWTRAQALRVVGVAWARAVALYRRGHAHLMTLPPLRRALVLGLWSFLALLALMALYMLLLIPLTPSIHDLRQARAAAPSTMVSADGKELARFDQGLQERVTLKQISPNVISALISTEDHRFYEHHGVDFTRTAGAIVHTASGNPQGGSTITQQLARNMFPEEIGRSRNLNRKLKELITALKIEATYSKTEILEAYLNTVPFLYNTYGIEMAARTYFDKPASRLDILESATLVGMLKGTNYYNPVGNPERSLQRRNVVLGQMRKHDVIDEARYKQLIKRPLRLHFERQSERAQSDSHFTAYVRKWLIDWADENDYNLELDALVVHTTLDYDLQQAAERAVERQANALQAIADVEWSRAGVPSSTSTGMYAGMQGGSVAFDYFWKSHPALLDAFVRESADYRKLTAAGDTPEAALAQLKGDRAFMAALRKSKTRLEAGFTAMDPATGAVRAWVGSRDFAREQFDHVSQAARQPGSTFKPIVYGAALEKGLSPDHVYRDAVMDIKAADGTKWRPTDMSGTTGRDMTMRDGLVYSKNTITAQVMQDVGLPPIIKLARALGIRDSKLEKVPSLALGTSPVTLLEMVNAYASIAAQGEARLPFVVTHITDREGKVIARFGEDKPKRAMQAASAATLTDMMRGVIDRGTGTAIRSRFGIRSDVAGKSGTTQNNADGWFILMHPELVGGAWVGFNDARVTMRSNYWGQGGHNAVLVVGDFFKTALDTGKLSRDAIFPGGKPPPPLRHVEPVEEPQDEPVEEPGDLLQEGAPAAPLAMPAEGDGGQESHGKAVPEPAPAPAPQPAPAPVPAPQG, from the coding sequence ATGGCATCAGGCATGGAGCAGTTTCAGGAAAAAGCAAGACAAGTATGGACATGGACGCGCGCGCAGGCCTTGCGCGTGGTGGGCGTGGCATGGGCGAGGGCGGTGGCGCTGTACCGGCGCGGCCACGCGCACCTGATGACCTTGCCCCCCCTGCGGCGCGCGCTGGTGCTGGGCTTGTGGTCATTCCTGGCCCTGCTGGCGCTGATGGCCTTGTACATGCTGCTGCTGATCCCCTTGACGCCCAGCATCCATGACTTGCGCCAGGCGCGCGCGGCCGCGCCCAGCACCATGGTCAGCGCGGACGGCAAGGAGCTGGCCCGCTTCGATCAGGGCTTGCAGGAGCGTGTCACGTTAAAACAGATTTCGCCGAACGTGATCAGCGCGCTGATCTCGACGGAAGACCACCGTTTCTACGAACACCACGGCGTCGATTTCACGCGCACGGCGGGCGCCATCGTGCACACGGCGAGCGGCAACCCGCAGGGCGGTTCCACCATCACGCAGCAGCTGGCGCGCAATATGTTCCCCGAGGAAATCGGCCGCTCGCGCAACCTGAACCGCAAGCTGAAGGAGCTGATCACGGCCCTGAAAATCGAGGCGACCTACAGCAAGACGGAAATCCTCGAAGCGTACCTGAATACGGTGCCTTTCCTGTACAACACCTACGGCATCGAGATGGCGGCCCGCACCTATTTCGACAAGCCCGCGTCGCGCCTCGATATCCTCGAAAGCGCCACCCTGGTCGGCATGCTCAAGGGCACGAATTACTACAATCCCGTCGGCAATCCCGAGCGCTCGCTGCAGCGTCGCAACGTGGTGCTGGGGCAGATGCGCAAGCACGACGTCATCGACGAGGCGCGCTACAAACAGTTGATCAAGCGTCCGCTGCGTCTGCATTTCGAGCGCCAGAGCGAGCGGGCGCAGTCGGACAGCCATTTCACGGCTTATGTGCGCAAGTGGCTGATCGACTGGGCCGACGAAAACGATTACAACCTGGAACTGGACGCCCTCGTGGTGCACACCACGCTCGACTACGACCTGCAGCAGGCGGCCGAGCGCGCCGTCGAGCGCCAGGCCAACGCCTTGCAGGCCATCGCCGATGTGGAATGGAGCCGCGCCGGCGTGCCGTCGTCCACCTCGACGGGCATGTACGCGGGCATGCAGGGCGGCAGCGTGGCCTTCGATTATTTCTGGAAGTCGCATCCGGCCCTGCTGGACGCCTTCGTGCGCGAATCGGCCGACTACCGCAAGCTGACGGCCGCCGGCGACACGCCCGAGGCGGCGCTGGCGCAACTGAAGGGCGACCGCGCCTTCATGGCGGCCCTGCGCAAGTCGAAGACGCGCCTGGAAGCGGGCTTTACGGCCATGGACCCGGCCACGGGCGCCGTGCGCGCCTGGGTGGGCAGCCGCGACTTTGCGCGCGAACAGTTCGATCACGTATCGCAGGCGGCGCGCCAGCCCGGCTCCACCTTCAAGCCCATCGTGTATGGCGCGGCGCTGGAAAAGGGCTTGAGTCCCGACCACGTCTACCGCGATGCCGTGATGGATATCAAGGCGGCCGACGGCACGAAATGGCGCCCGACGGACATGAGCGGCACGACGGGGCGCGACATGACCATGCGCGACGGTCTCGTCTACTCGAAAAACACCATCACGGCGCAAGTGATGCAGGACGTCGGCTTGCCGCCGATCATCAAACTGGCGCGCGCGCTTGGTATCCGCGACAGCAAGCTGGAAAAAGTGCCGTCGCTGGCGCTGGGCACCAGTCCCGTCACCTTGCTGGAAATGGTCAACGCCTACGCCAGCATCGCGGCCCAGGGCGAAGCGCGCCTGCCATTCGTCGTCACGCACATCACGGACCGCGAAGGCAAGGTCATCGCCCGCTTCGGCGAAGACAAGCCCAAGCGCGCCATGCAGGCGGCATCGGCCGCCACCCTGACGGACATGATGCGCGGCGTCATCGACCGCGGCACGGGCACGGCCATCCGCAGCCGCTTCGGCATTCGCTCCGACGTGGCCGGCAAGAGCGGCACCACGCAAAACAATGCGGACGGCTGGTTCATCCTCATGCATCCGGAACTGGTGGGCGGCGCCTGGGTCGGTTTTAATGATGCGCGCGTCACCATGCGCAGCAATTACTGGGGCCAGGGCGGCCACAACGCCGTGCTGGTGGTGGGCGACTTCTTCAAGACGGCGCTCGACACGGGCAAGTTGTCGCGCGATGCCATCTTCCCCGGCGGCAAGCCACCGCCACCGCTGCGCCACGTTGAACCGGTCGAGGAACCGCAGGACGAGCCGGTGGAAGAGCCGGGAGACTTGCTGCAAGAAGGCGCGCCAGCCGCGCCGCTGGCCATGCCGGCCGAAGGCGACGGCGGGCAGGAGTCGCATGGCAAGGCGGTGCCGGAGCCTGCGCCCGCGCCGGCACCACAGCCCGCTCCTGCGCCAGTGCCTGCACCACAGGGCTGA
- the blaOXA gene encoding class D beta-lactamase — MKYRAFFQFILGLTGAVLAASQAHSATLCTAMADARTGTVLLQEGNCLDRVTPASTFKIALSLMGYDAGFLKDEHKPSLPYRQGYVDWGGDAWRQDTDPSRWMQYSVVWYSQQITQALGAERFQKYAKALRYGNADVSGDKGKDNSLERSWISSSLKISPLEQLGFLRKLVNDQLPVSKQAMEQTRRLTRLADVDGWQVHGKTGAAFPRKADGSFDEAHGYGWFVGWASKGERSIVFARLVQDEQKGQQSAGLRTREAMLKELPALLEQAQK; from the coding sequence ATGAAATATCGCGCATTCTTCCAGTTCATCCTCGGCCTGACAGGCGCCGTCCTGGCCGCCTCGCAAGCCCATTCCGCCACCCTCTGCACGGCCATGGCCGACGCCAGGACGGGCACGGTCTTGCTGCAAGAGGGCAATTGCCTGGACCGCGTCACGCCCGCGTCCACGTTCAAGATCGCGCTCAGCCTGATGGGCTATGACGCCGGTTTCCTCAAGGACGAGCACAAGCCCAGCCTGCCTTACCGCCAGGGCTATGTGGACTGGGGCGGCGATGCCTGGCGCCAGGATACGGACCCGTCGCGCTGGATGCAGTATTCCGTCGTCTGGTATTCGCAGCAGATCACGCAGGCGCTGGGCGCCGAGCGCTTCCAGAAATACGCGAAGGCTTTGCGTTATGGCAATGCGGACGTGTCGGGCGACAAGGGCAAGGACAATAGCCTGGAACGCTCGTGGATCAGCTCTTCGCTGAAAATCTCTCCGCTCGAGCAACTGGGCTTCCTGCGCAAGCTGGTCAACGATCAATTGCCCGTGTCCAAACAGGCGATGGAACAGACGCGGCGCCTGACGCGCCTGGCGGACGTGGACGGCTGGCAAGTGCATGGCAAGACGGGCGCGGCCTTCCCGCGCAAGGCCGACGGCAGCTTTGATGAAGCGCATGGCTATGGCTGGTTCGTGGGCTGGGCCAGCAAGGGCGAGCGCAGCATCGTCTTCGCGCGACTGGTGCAGGACGAGCAGAAGGGCCAGCAGTCAGCAGGCTTGCGCACGCGCGAAGCGATGCTGAAAGAATTGCCTGCCCTGCTGGAGCAGGCGCAGAAGTGA
- the folE2 gene encoding GTP cyclohydrolase FolE2, with translation MTMKRDSISSPLPDVAAGPHLGSPLPLEWVGMQGIALPLWLEEGGQAQQVHAWADVQVDLPDPAVKGIHMSRLYLLLDAFAAAQPLDASALAALLRRMVDSHADCGSTQARLALAFPVLRRQPALLTAGLAGWKSYPVRLQASCSPQGFTLSLTVEIGYSSTCPCSAALARQLLADAFAARFGAGEIDGDAARAWLQHHASLATPHSQRSTATVTVPLTQQAELDLFPLIDLVEAALATPLQTAVKRADEQAFARLNGANLMYVEDAARRVQAALAPYCAQARVTVRHMESLHPHDAVAQTGKLA, from the coding sequence ATGACCATGAAGCGCGATTCGATTTCCTCTCCCTTGCCCGACGTGGCGGCCGGCCCCCATCTGGGCAGTCCCTTGCCGCTCGAGTGGGTGGGCATGCAGGGCATCGCCTTGCCCTTGTGGCTGGAAGAGGGCGGGCAGGCGCAGCAAGTCCATGCCTGGGCCGACGTGCAGGTCGATCTGCCCGATCCGGCAGTCAAGGGCATCCACATGTCGCGTTTGTATCTGCTGCTCGATGCGTTTGCCGCCGCGCAGCCGCTCGATGCCAGCGCGCTGGCCGCCTTGCTGCGGCGCATGGTGGACAGCCACGCCGATTGCGGCAGCACGCAGGCGCGCCTGGCGTTGGCGTTTCCCGTGCTGCGGCGCCAGCCGGCGCTGCTGACGGCGGGGCTGGCGGGCTGGAAATCGTATCCCGTGCGCCTGCAGGCCAGCTGCTCGCCGCAGGGCTTCACGTTGTCGCTGACGGTGGAGATCGGCTACTCGTCGACCTGCCCCTGTTCGGCGGCGCTGGCGCGGCAACTGCTTGCCGACGCCTTTGCGGCGCGGTTTGGCGCGGGCGAGATCGATGGCGACGCCGCGCGCGCCTGGCTGCAGCACCACGCGAGCCTGGCCACGCCGCACAGCCAGCGCAGCACGGCGACGGTCACCGTGCCATTGACGCAGCAGGCGGAGCTGGACCTGTTTCCCCTGATCGACCTGGTGGAGGCGGCGCTGGCGACGCCGCTGCAGACGGCCGTGAAACGGGCCGACGAGCAGGCGTTCGCGCGCTTGAATGGTGCTAATCTGATGTATGTGGAAGACGCGGCCCGCCGCGTGCAGGCGGCGCTGGCGCCATACTGTGCGCAGGCGCGTGTTACCGTACGGCATATGGAGAGCCTGCATCCGCACGATGCCGTGGCGCAGACGGGCAAGCTTGCCTGA
- a CDS encoding ArsR/SmtB family transcription factor: MTDINTPLTGERLLLMLAALDNPHRLRIIAALASGGRNYISQLARDLGISRPLLHLHLQKLEHAGLVTSQLELSHDGKALNYFEASPFELRLTPASIATAASSLTPTPDQS; the protein is encoded by the coding sequence ATGACAGATATCAACACACCACTGACGGGCGAGCGCTTGCTGCTCATGCTGGCGGCGCTCGACAACCCGCACCGACTGCGCATCATCGCGGCGCTGGCCAGCGGCGGGCGCAATTACATCAGCCAGCTGGCGCGCGACCTGGGCATCAGCCGGCCCCTGCTGCATTTGCACCTGCAAAAACTGGAACACGCGGGACTGGTCACCAGCCAGCTGGAGCTGTCGCATGACGGCAAGGCCCTCAACTATTTCGAGGCCAGCCCATTTGAATTGCGGCTGACGCCGGCCAGCATCGCCACGGCGGCGTCCTCGCTCACCCCCACCCCGGATCAATCCTGA
- the alkB gene encoding DNA oxidative demethylase AlkB — protein MNLSLFADEEQVPAGPVPLVPGSSASILLRGFALPYLDEMLPALDAIVLAAPLRHMATPGGLRMSVAMSNCGALGWVTDGRGYRYARRDPDSGLPWPPMPPVFLRLAQEAALAAGYPGFAPDACLVNRYAPGARMALHQDRDECDFNAPIVSVSLGLPAIFLFGGAERADKAARIGLLHGDVVVWGGPDRLRFHGVAPLKEGQHALLGAQRINLTFRKAA, from the coding sequence ATGAACCTGTCCCTGTTCGCCGATGAAGAGCAAGTCCCGGCCGGCCCCGTGCCGCTGGTGCCAGGCTCGTCCGCGTCCATCCTGCTGCGCGGTTTTGCGCTGCCTTACCTGGACGAGATGCTGCCGGCGCTGGACGCCATCGTGCTGGCGGCGCCCCTGCGCCACATGGCCACGCCGGGCGGCTTGCGCATGTCGGTCGCGATGAGCAATTGCGGCGCCCTAGGCTGGGTCACGGATGGACGGGGCTACCGCTATGCGCGGCGCGATCCGGACAGCGGTCTTCCCTGGCCGCCCATGCCGCCCGTCTTCCTGCGCCTGGCGCAGGAGGCGGCGCTGGCGGCCGGCTATCCCGGCTTCGCTCCCGACGCCTGCCTGGTCAACCGTTATGCGCCCGGTGCGCGCATGGCCCTGCACCAGGACCGCGACGAATGCGATTTCAACGCGCCCATCGTTTCCGTCTCGCTGGGTTTACCCGCTATTTTCCTGTTCGGCGGCGCCGAGCGGGCCGACAAGGCGGCCCGCATCGGCCTGCTGCATGGCGACGTCGTGGTATGGGGTGGCCCCGACCGCCTGCGCTTTCACGGCGTGGCGCCGCTGAAGGAGGGCCAACACGCGCTGCTGGGCGCGCAGCGCATCAATTTGACGTTTCGCAAGGCTGCCTGA